ACCAATGGCTCGCAGTTCTTCATCACGCTCGCTCCCCAGCCCCACCTCGACGATCTCCACGCCGTCTTCGGCGCGGTCACTGCCGGCATGAACGTCGTCCGCGAGATCGGCAGCGTCGAGACCGACGACAACAACCGACCGAAAGAAGCAGTCGTCCTCAAGTCAGTCGCCGTCGATACCGAGTGAGTCGTCGGCGTACCTTCGTGTCCGAGACGCTGTTTCGTCTCCTGTGAACGGTGTCAGTAGTCAGCAGGACACCAATATAGGCTAGCAGCACTACAGAGCAGATATGGGTTGGACAGCCGACAAGATCCCCGATCAGAGCGGACGCACAGTCGTCATCACGGGCGCGAACAGCGGCATCGGCCGCGAAGCTACTCGAGAACTCGCGCGCAACGGTGCGACAGTGATCATGGCCACTCGGAGCACCGAGCGCGGCGAGGACGCAGCCAGCGATATCCGCGAGGACGTTCCCGACGCCGACCTCCGCGTCGAGGAGTGCGATCTGGGCGACCTTGAGTCCGTTCGCGCCTTCGCAGAGCGCCTCGAGGGTGAGACGATCGACGTCCTGATCAACAACGCGGGCGTGATGGCGATCCCCAAGTCCGAGACTGACAACGGCTTCGAGACTCAGTTCGGCGTCAACCACCTCGGTCACTTCGCGCTGACCGGGCTCCTCCTCGAGAATTTGGCGACCGACGAGGGCGACCCGGCACGGGTCGTCACCGTCTCGAGCGGGGTTCACGAGAGCGGCGAGATCGACTTCGACGACCTCCAAGGCGAGGACTCCTACGACAAGTGGGGCGCCTACGCCCAGTCGAAACTGGCGAATGTGCTATTCGCGTACGAACTCGAGCGGCGATTTCTCACTGCAGAGATGAACGCCGAAAGCATGGCGGTGCATCCGGGCTACGCGAACACACAGTTGCAGTTCCGCGGACCCGAACAGAGCGGCAGTCGGCTCCGAATGGCGGCGATGAAACTGATGAACACGGTGGTCGCGCAGTCGGCCGAAATGGGCGCGCTGCCGACGCTGTATGCTGCGACCGCGCCCGAGGCCGAGGGCGGCGCGTACTACGGCCCCGGCGGGTTCCAGAACATGCGCGGCGCGCCCGAACGGCAGGCCTCCTCGAATCGCTCCTACGACGAGGAGACAGCTCGCCGGTTGTGGGAGGTCTCGGAAGAACTGACCGGCGTCAGCTACGACCTGCCGGAACCGAAGGCCGAGACCGCAGTGTAACTGCTCCGCGAGGAGTGGACTCGAGCGAGACGCCGGTCGAATCGATCGGGTGAGCAGGGCAACGAATCGCTGACACGGCACGTCACTGACCCGATTGGAGGTCTTCATGGGAGAACCATCGGGCAATACCATCGGACTTCGCGACCCAGCGTGACCGGAAGGTCGACCACTCGACCGTGAGTTTGCCGGAAATCACGAGTGCGCAAATGGCGATTTCGGTGACTCGAACCGTATCGAACGCGGCATACAGCGGCCAGAGTAGCAGCGGGAACACGAGCTGTGCGAATATCGCCAGCAGGAACCAGAAGACGATCACCCGTACCGGGATTTCAGCAATCATCGGCGCTGAGAGCCGTGTATACGTTTGCTGGCCGAAGAACTCTCGACGGATCGTCACGAGCTGTGAGACGAGCAGCACGATCACGTTTCCGAAAACAAGCGGAGAGAAGGCGGCCGCAACGACGGAAATCACGTCTCCGATGGGGACACCCTCCCCACTAGACGATAGTTCGAGTGTCTCGTGCGATGGCAATACAATCATCATGAGGGCGAGACACCACCAGAAGACCATCCCCCAGACCAACAATCCGATAGCGTAGCGGACGTTTCGAGGGTAGATCGGCGGCAGTCGATCAAACAGCTGTATCGGATCAGAACTAATGTCTAAGAACGGTATCGAAACGGTCGGCGGGGAAACATTCCGCTCATCCGGTCGTGGCTCCCGTTCTGCAAATAGCACTAATCCACTATAGAGGACGACAAAGAGACCGATTTCGATCCAGTAGACGAACAGCACTTGCGCTGGCTCCCACTCGAGAAACACGATTCCGGAAAGTGGAAGCAGATTACCGACGAGAACGGGTATGAACGCAGTTCGACCAGTTGACTGTGCATCCGTGGCCATCACTGCAGCGAACTTTCTTGAGAGAGTATAAATTACACATGTCTTGAAGTGGTTCGAATGGGCGTCGTAATCATCGGTCGACAATCTGGCGACAATGGTCGTCGTCGTTCGTCCCGACCGTAACGCGAAAGACCACGCAGCCGAACAAATACATAATGAGCGATGACGGCATTCAGCAAGCCAGCGACGTCGGTTCGGCCGACGCGCCGCCGATCGAGGAGAAGCCCTACAAGATAATCTTCGAGGCCAACAAGTGCTTCGGCGCGGGCAAGTGCGCCGAAGTAAGCGACAACTGGGAGATGTCCATCGCGTCGGGCATGGCCCAGCCGAACGAGTACTTCATTGACGAGGACGACCTCGAGCACAATGTCCGCGCCGCGGAGATCTGTCCGGCGAAGAAAGACGACGGCTGCATCCACGTCGTCGACCGCCGGACCGATGAGGAGATCGCACCCGATCCACACGGCGATGGCACGCTGAGCGTCGACTGGTAGGTAGCAGGACGTCCCACCGATGCGAACACACACCGAAACGCACATCCCCGCCCCGGGACAACGCTTGAGTGCACTTCTGTGCGAGGGTAGCCAAGCAGGCCAACGGCGGTGGGCTTAAGACCCGCTCCCGTAGGGGTCCTTGGGTTCAAATCCCAACCCTCGCATACCGACTCAAACGACAGTGAGAGTCGTGTATGCGAGACGCGGGATTTGAATCAGACCGAGGTTCTGTGAGCGAAGCGAGCAGGTTCTCGGGCGTGGTTCAAATCCCAACCCTCGCATGTTGCCGCGAACAAATCGTGAGCGGCGGCTGCGATACTTGGGATTTGACATTGAACCACGTAGACAATAGATTCAGCAATCGAACTAAAGTTGACCGTCTGTCAGCAGTCGATACTGTAACGCAAGTGCTATCGCTATTGGTTATAAATAAATGGATCGTGGCAAATGAGCCGGAATTTAGTTCGTTCCGATTACAACGAATCAGAAATTTCGTGGTTGGACTGGATCGTAGCAGTGAGTTTCTTACTGATCGGGCTCTGGGAACTGCTGATTGCAAACAACTTGCTACTTGGAGCGTTGCTCTTAGCTGCTGGACTTGGTTTTGGCTTCTTCATTACCGTTGGTGAGCTAGGACAACTATAATCCGCATATCGATTATATCCAATACACTGGTAACTGGTTTCTCTCTATAATTCCACTGTCGTACCGGTTTCCGATATTCATCTCGCAAACCAGTCTCCGAGTCGCTCTCCACTCATCTATAGTAGCCACTGAAACGATTTACATACTGATCGCAACGCAGTCTGCGATCAGATGTGCAATGACTTTCAGTGGCTACTATAGTCAGCATTCGACCTGCCTCAACAATCTCCTACGGAAGAGCGTCAATCAATAATTACTATTCCAGACATAACCGGTCCCCCTAAATTATTCGTGAATTTCCTCACTGAACGTATTTACTTCGTTCAGCGTCGGCAACATCTCCGTTCAACCGGAGTGTACAGGGGTAATCGTTTCACTCGTTCAATCAGTAGTGGTAAGCGAGCGATGGGCGACCGAAATACGGCGGATCGGGACAGCAAGGGGTCACGGATCGCGACCAACCGAGCCGCGGTCGCTATCGCCGTCAGTTCACTGCTAATTGCAGCCGTAATCACGCTCCTGTCACAGTGGGGACTGCTCGATCCACTGATCGAGTTTCTCGTTGCTCGCGGGGTCGCCGTGGACGCGTTGCCGATGTACCTCCTGTTCGCGCTTCTCCTGTGCTGGCTCGTCGTCTGGAGCTGGAGGCGGATGGTGTCGCTCTTCCGGTGACGGATGGGTATACGGAGCCGTGAGTCCCTTCCTCAGAACGGATACTCACGGGGCTCGTGCTGGACCGAGACCAGTTTCGTCGTCGTCACTTCCTCAAGGATCTGCTCGCCGTTGTACCGGCCCATGCCGGACTGTTTCATCCCGCCGAAGGGGACGTGGGGTTCGTCGTTGATCGGCTGGTCGTTGATGTGGATCATCCCCGTGTCGATCCCGTCCGCGATCCGACGGGCCTGCGCTATGTCCTCGCTGTGGACCGAGCCCGAGAGGCCGTGGATCGTATCGTTTGCCAGTTCGATCGCGGCCGCGTCGCTCGAGTAGGGGATGACAGGTGCGATGGGCCCAAAGTGCTCGTTTTCCGCTGCGGCCATGCCGTTGTCGGCGTCCGAGAGCACGGTCGGTTCGACGACGAGGCCGTCCGACTCGCCGCCGGTCTCGAGGGTCGCGCCCTCGTCGATCGATGCCTCGATGTAGTCGACGATCTGGTCGCGCTGGCCCTCGTCGATGATCGGGCCGATGATCGTGTCGTCGGCCGTCGGATCGCCGGTCGGCAGCGAGGCGGCCCGATCGGTGAGCGCGTCCACGTAGTCGTCGTACAGCGACTCGTGGACGAGATGGCGATTGATCGAAATGCAGGCCTGACCCTGGTGGAGAAACGAGCCAAAGACGCCGCTATCGACGGCGCGATCCAGATCCGCGTTCTCCGTGACGACATGGACGTTGTTCCCGCCGAGCTCGAGAGCAGGCAGCGTGCAGGTACTGGCGGCTTTCTCGGCGACACGCTGACCGATTTCGGTCGAGCCGGTAAAGGCCAGCACCCGCGGAATCTCGTGGCCGGCAACCGCATCGCCGATCTCGGAGCCGCGGCCGGGAACGACGTTGAGGACGCCGTCCGGGATGCCGGCTTCTTCGAAGATCCGCGCGAGAAGCAGACCGCCTGTGATTGGCGTGTTCGAGGCGGGCTTGAGCACGACCGAATTCCCGGCCGCGATGGCCGGCGCGACCGCCCGCATCGAGAGGTGCAGCGGGAAGTTCCACGGGGAGATGACGCCGACGACGCCGACCGGCACTTGCTCAGCGATGTTCTCCTTGCCCGGCGTGATCGAGTCCATGTGCTGGCCGTCCATCCGGAAGGGATAGCTCGACGCCTGCTGCATCATCCCTCGCGCGGTCCCCAACTCGGCCTCGCACTTGACCTGCGTACTGCCGGACTCGCGAGCCAGTAGGTCGGCGATCTCCTCACGGTGGTCGCCGACGAACTCGATTGCGGCGTTGATCGGGCCCGCCCGCGCCTGCGGCGGCTGCCGAGCCCAGCTTTCCTGTGCATCGGCCGCGGCCTCGTAGGCCCGATCGACATCGTCCTCGGTGGCCGCCGGAACGGTCGCGAGCACCTCGCGTGTGTAGGGGTTCTCGACGGCGATCGTGTCCCGATCACCGGTGGCGACCCAGTCGCCTGCGAGGTACAGCGACTCCCAGCCGCTCTCGGGTGCCAGAGGGAGATCAATCATACAGATGACTATCCCTCGAGCAGAGAAAGGAGCGGACGCGCAAGCGCAACGGGGCGAATCGACGGCTCGAGCGATTGTCCGCCGCCGTCGTCGTTACGAGAACTGTTGTGGAAGCAACACTGCGAGCGAGACGTAGATCACTGCCGTGATGACGGGGATAACGAGAACGCTGAGGAGACTCGCCCCGGGGACGAGCCGCCACGAGAAGAGCAGGACGCCGGCCGGTGGGAGCGCGAGCCCGGCGGCCGTCCGGTGGAACTGACGGAGTCGATCGCCGATTGCTACTGGTGTGGCCGTCGCATCGCTTTGCTCCTCGTCGTCAGCCATGAACGCCGGGGCAGAAAGGAATATTCCGAGGCCGATCACGAGTCCGACAAACGCGCCGAACGCCGGGTCACCGAACAACTCGAGGCCGAGGTACGCGAACACCGGAACGGTGAGGACACCGACGGCGACTCCGATCAGTTCGGGCGACAGTCGCCCGTCTTCAGTCGACTCTGGCTCCGTACTGCGTGACCCGCTCATACGTATGTCGACCGACTCACTGCAGCCATATTACGGTGCTGTCACGCGGTCGGTCCCCGCGCTTCGGTGAGCAGCGTCTCGTCGCTCCGTCGTCACTCCTCGAGGGCCGAGAGGTACGCTGGCGGGACGGTATCGGTTATGTCGTCTCCCGGCCCTATTTCGTGATCCGGTGGCCGTCGGCGAGCATCGCCGCGGCGTCGACGACGAGTAAC
This genomic stretch from Natrinema sp. SYSU A 869 harbors:
- a CDS encoding oxidoreductase is translated as MGWTADKIPDQSGRTVVITGANSGIGREATRELARNGATVIMATRSTERGEDAASDIREDVPDADLRVEECDLGDLESVRAFAERLEGETIDVLINNAGVMAIPKSETDNGFETQFGVNHLGHFALTGLLLENLATDEGDPARVVTVSSGVHESGEIDFDDLQGEDSYDKWGAYAQSKLANVLFAYELERRFLTAEMNAESMAVHPGYANTQLQFRGPEQSGSRLRMAAMKLMNTVVAQSAEMGALPTLYAATAPEAEGGAYYGPGGFQNMRGAPERQASSNRSYDEETARRLWEVSEELTGVSYDLPEPKAETAV
- a CDS encoding DUF6498-containing protein, whose translation is MATDAQSTGRTAFIPVLVGNLLPLSGIVFLEWEPAQVLFVYWIEIGLFVVLYSGLVLFAEREPRPDERNVSPPTVSIPFLDISSDPIQLFDRLPPIYPRNVRYAIGLLVWGMVFWWCLALMMIVLPSHETLELSSSGEGVPIGDVISVVAAAFSPLVFGNVIVLLVSQLVTIRREFFGQQTYTRLSAPMIAEIPVRVIVFWFLLAIFAQLVFPLLLWPLYAAFDTVRVTEIAICALVISGKLTVEWSTFRSRWVAKSDGIARWFSHEDLQSGQ
- a CDS encoding ferredoxin, whose translation is MSDDGIQQASDVGSADAPPIEEKPYKIIFEANKCFGAGKCAEVSDNWEMSIASGMAQPNEYFIDEDDLEHNVRAAEICPAKKDDGCIHVVDRRTDEEIAPDPHGDGTLSVDW
- a CDS encoding aldehyde dehydrogenase family protein, which gives rise to MIDLPLAPESGWESLYLAGDWVATGDRDTIAVENPYTREVLATVPAATEDDVDRAYEAAADAQESWARQPPQARAGPINAAIEFVGDHREEIADLLARESGSTQVKCEAELGTARGMMQQASSYPFRMDGQHMDSITPGKENIAEQVPVGVVGVISPWNFPLHLSMRAVAPAIAAGNSVVLKPASNTPITGGLLLARIFEEAGIPDGVLNVVPGRGSEIGDAVAGHEIPRVLAFTGSTEIGQRVAEKAASTCTLPALELGGNNVHVVTENADLDRAVDSGVFGSFLHQGQACISINRHLVHESLYDDYVDALTDRAASLPTGDPTADDTIIGPIIDEGQRDQIVDYIEASIDEGATLETGGESDGLVVEPTVLSDADNGMAAAENEHFGPIAPVIPYSSDAAAIELANDTIHGLSGSVHSEDIAQARRIADGIDTGMIHINDQPINDEPHVPFGGMKQSGMGRYNGEQILEEVTTTKLVSVQHEPREYPF